The following is a genomic window from Sphaerodactylus townsendi isolate TG3544 unplaced genomic scaffold, MPM_Stown_v2.3 scaffold_1726, whole genome shotgun sequence.
taagcttggttgctggcaatggtgcttgcttctgagtaaaccctcctagggtcgtgattcacccatttgaagcgttgcatggttgcttcaccaagcttactcccaaataacatgtttctaaactaaaacctcagtattcagattaaattgccgtgttggcactttgcaataaataagtgggtttggggttgcaatttgggcactcggtcttgaaaagggtCGCCATCACTCTCTTAGGGAGTTCTGTGTGCAGCTGTGATGGAAGTGGGCCAcgtttcttcctctcctccctctgatAAAAACTGAAATGGACTTTTTGCTCTGTGACAGCTTTCGTCTTactgtggccattttggaagaagGTGGCAATTGCAGAGGTTTTTTCAGAAGGCAAAAGCCTGATTCAAGATCTCTTTTGCAATCTAATAACTGTTACTTGTTGTCATTATGGGGCGAGGTGATGGGTACACCCAAGCcatgtttatttttatgttattttttgtcTGCCTGTACTGGGACTCAAGGCCGATGACACAGAATAATTCAGTACGACCAACAGAACGGGCCACTCAGAAGACAATGCACTTCGCATTTGTAGAAATCTGGAAAACCAACCAGAAGTGAAGCACAACACAAGTATTAACACATTAAATGAAAGCAACAATTGCACGTGCATAGGGATATAGTCCACAGTCTCCATccttccaccccaagcctctctCTGAACCCAGATGGTTTCAGTGCAAGAAGAAAACAGGTGTAAGCTAAACAACTgttaaaatgaaactgaaacgcCTTTCCTGCTCCCTCAGGATATTCTTCAGTGGAAAAATGCCCGCACGTTCTTGTACTGGCGGCTGCGGCGCCTTCTTCTGGAGGAAGTGGTGAAGCGGGAGATCTTGCGCGCCCACAGCAAACTGAGCAACAGCCACATCCAGTCCATGCTTCGCCGCTGGTTTCTGGAGACGGAAGGCGCCGTGAAGGTTGGGCTTTCCTCAGCATGCCCTTCTCTGCTGACAGCTTCTTGTCTGTCAGAGGAGGATTCAGTTAGCAATTTGCACAGCGCTTTGTggagcaggagagaatgctgctggttCCAGCCCTGGCAGGAGGTTGTGTTACCGCGGGGCATGGACCACACCAAAAGCATAGCGAGAATTGGTGTGAATGTTTACACAAAGGTCATAGGCAATATGCAGGGCCCTGAGCAGAGCCACCAATTCTGCCGCCTGGGCAGACACGTGAGCAGGGAGGGGGAGCGCTTCCAGAGTCTCGTCTTGAGTAACCGCCGCAGATCCTGAAAGCCGCTTACCCTCTAGCATAAAACTGCTCCCGTCCGTCCAGACCTCCAGCTGAGGATATTCCAAGGGCGTATCACGGAGATCAGGTCGGGCAGCATAGGTAATATCCATAGTGGTAATACAATCAAGTGCCTACATTTGGACAAGCATTTTTAATAGGAATTGTGTACTAGAAGCAGAGAGGTGGAACCCTGAGCTATGATGGGGCCTGGCTTAGGTCGGAAGCCCATGCGCATGCATCCCCTGTGCTGAGCCaatcctaggagcagcagtggcgcaggaggttaagagctcgtgtatctaatctggaggaaccggatttgattccccgctctgccgcctgagctgtggaggcttatctggggaattcagattagcctgtgcactcccacacacgccagctgggtgaccttgggctagtcacagcttctcggaactctctcagccccacctacctcacagggtgtttgttgtggggggggggggaagggcagggagattgtcagcccctttgagtctcctgcaggagagaaaggggggatataaatccaaactcttctcttcttcttcttctcttttggctttcttgactgtctGCCTTTCCTTTAGGGCTACCTCTGGGATAACAACCAAGTGGTGGTGGAGTGGCTGGAGAAACACTTGCAAGAG
Proteins encoded in this region:
- the LOC125425008 gene encoding acetyl-CoA carboxylase 2-like, which encodes DILQWKNARTFLYWRLRRLLLEEVVKREILRAHSKLSNSHIQSMLRRWFLETEGAVKGYLWDNNQVVVEWLEKHLQEEDGAKSAIRENIKYLKRDYTLKHIRNLVQENPEIAMDCIIHMTQHVTRAQRAEIAHLLTTLDNPASS